Proteins from a genomic interval of Sporolactobacillus sp. Y61:
- the glmU gene encoding bifunctional UDP-N-acetylglucosamine diphosphorylase/glucosamine-1-phosphate N-acetyltransferase GlmU: MSNRFTVILAAGQGTRMKSKLDKVLHPVCGKPMIRHVIDQAQSANFSKIFVVVGHGAEEVEKCVGSDAECVLQKEQLGTAHAVLQVSEKLRGLDGTTVVLYGDTPLLTHSTIEKLVKEQERGHAAAAVLTANLENPAGYGRILRDSTGRFVGIVEDKDATERQKQIKEINTGIYSFNNRLLFELLDKVDNHNVQKEYYLPDVITLMTARSEKVLAVRTENFEETVGVNNRVQLAEAERYMRKRINRRHMMAGVTLIDPDSTYLSADCSIGRDTVVYPGTLISGKTEIGEDCVIGPQTRIHNCRIGSDTRIDQSVLEDSFVGNHVQIGPFSHIRPLSKLHDQVKVGNFVEVKKSEIGERSKASHLTYLGDAVLGKDVNMGCGTITVNYDGKNKYTTQIGDGAFIGCNANLVAPVTIGNGAFVAAGSTITDSVNDDALAIARSRQTNKEKYALKLNYRLND; the protein is encoded by the coding sequence ATGTCCAACCGATTTACGGTGATTCTGGCTGCCGGACAGGGGACCAGAATGAAGTCGAAACTAGATAAAGTGCTGCATCCGGTCTGCGGGAAACCGATGATTCGTCATGTCATTGATCAGGCGCAATCAGCCAATTTTTCGAAAATATTTGTTGTGGTAGGTCATGGGGCAGAAGAAGTCGAAAAGTGTGTCGGATCAGACGCCGAATGCGTGCTTCAGAAGGAGCAGCTCGGAACGGCGCATGCTGTACTTCAGGTATCGGAGAAACTCAGAGGGCTGGACGGGACGACCGTCGTCCTTTATGGAGATACCCCGCTGCTTACGCACAGTACAATTGAAAAACTGGTTAAGGAGCAGGAACGCGGGCATGCCGCAGCAGCTGTCCTGACAGCAAACCTGGAGAATCCGGCAGGTTATGGGCGGATTCTGCGTGACAGCACCGGCCGATTTGTCGGGATTGTTGAAGATAAGGACGCGACAGAGCGTCAGAAGCAGATTAAAGAAATCAATACTGGCATTTACAGTTTTAATAATCGTCTGTTGTTTGAACTTCTGGACAAGGTTGATAACCATAATGTTCAGAAGGAATACTATCTCCCTGATGTGATCACACTGATGACCGCACGATCGGAGAAAGTGCTGGCCGTCCGTACGGAGAACTTTGAAGAGACGGTTGGCGTAAATAATCGTGTACAGCTCGCGGAGGCTGAGCGGTACATGAGAAAAAGGATTAATCGCAGGCATATGATGGCCGGCGTCACCCTGATCGACCCTGATTCGACCTATCTGTCTGCGGACTGTTCGATTGGCCGGGATACGGTTGTTTATCCCGGAACCCTGATTTCGGGCAAGACAGAAATCGGTGAAGATTGCGTAATTGGGCCGCAGACAAGGATTCACAATTGCCGGATTGGTTCAGACACCCGTATCGATCAGTCCGTCCTTGAGGACAGTTTTGTGGGCAATCATGTACAGATCGGTCCGTTTTCTCACATCCGTCCGCTGTCGAAGCTTCACGATCAGGTAAAGGTAGGCAATTTTGTTGAAGTCAAGAAGTCTGAAATTGGCGAGAGGAGCAAGGCTTCTCATCTTACATATCTTGGAGACGCCGTTCTGGGTAAAGATGTGAATATGGGCTGCGGAACGATTACAGTTAATTATGATGGAAAAAATAAATATACGACACAGATCGGGGACGGGGCTTTTATCGGCTGCAACGCCAACCTGGTCGCTCCGGTGACTATTGGCAATGGCGCCTTTGTGGCCGCGGGCTCAACGATCACTGACTCTGTCAATGATGACGCACTTGCCATCGCCCGGTCAAGACAGACCAATAAGGAAAAATATGCCTTAAAACTGAATTACAGGTTAAATGATTAA
- the spoVG gene encoding septation regulator SpoVG: MEITDVRLRLTHTDGRMRAIASITIDREFVVHDIRVIDGNNGMFVAMPSKRTPDGEFRDIAHPITSGTREKIQTAVLNEYRQACAEDPSFQQAGAS, from the coding sequence ATGGAAATAACAGATGTCAGACTGAGGCTGACACATACGGACGGCCGAATGAGGGCCATTGCCTCAATCACCATTGACAGAGAATTTGTTGTTCATGATATCCGGGTGATCGACGGAAATAACGGCATGTTTGTAGCCATGCCCAGCAAAAGGACGCCTGACGGTGAATTCCGGGATATTGCTCATCCGATCACCTCAGGTACACGGGAGAAAATTCAAACGGCTGTCTTGAATGAATATCGGCAGGCGTGTGCGGAAGATCCTTCGTTCCAGCAGGCCGGGGCATCATGA
- the purR gene encoding pur operon repressor, with product MKLRRSSRLVDMTRYLLQHPYQIVPLSCFSERYESAKSSISEDLTIIKENLESTGVGRLHTLAGAAGGVSYMPCMSSEEAGRLLNGLKKTMASKDRLLPGGYLYMTDILGDPGLVNALGRLITSAFINEQIDVVMTMETKGIPIAYAVASQRNVPVVIARRSSKVTEGSTVSINYISGSSRRIQTMVLPRRSLKEDAHVLIVDDFMKAGGTMKGMINMTKEFGAVVAGMAVFVEKKDEQTKLVDHYTSLLKLSMKEPESCPVIEDGNIMDSLDQSENRVRNS from the coding sequence ATGAAACTCAGGCGAAGCAGCAGACTGGTCGACATGACCCGTTATCTGTTGCAGCATCCTTATCAGATTGTTCCGCTATCCTGTTTTTCAGAGCGGTATGAATCTGCCAAATCCTCAATCAGTGAAGATCTGACGATTATTAAGGAAAATCTGGAATCCACCGGTGTCGGCAGACTTCATACGCTTGCCGGAGCGGCAGGCGGCGTCAGCTATATGCCCTGTATGAGTTCCGAAGAGGCAGGCCGTCTTCTGAATGGCCTGAAAAAAACAATGGCCAGTAAGGACCGGCTTTTACCCGGCGGTTATTTATATATGACAGATATACTTGGCGATCCCGGACTTGTGAATGCACTCGGGCGTCTGATTACATCGGCATTTATCAATGAACAGATTGACGTTGTCATGACAATGGAGACAAAAGGTATTCCGATTGCTTATGCCGTTGCTTCCCAGCGGAATGTGCCAGTAGTCATTGCTCGCCGCAGCAGTAAGGTGACGGAAGGGTCAACGGTAAGTATTAACTATATCTCCGGGTCGTCACGGCGGATTCAGACGATGGTGCTGCCCAGACGCAGTCTGAAGGAGGACGCCCATGTCCTGATTGTCGACGATTTTATGAAAGCCGGCGGGACAATGAAAGGCATGATCAACATGACGAAGGAATTCGGTGCGGTCGTTGCCGGTATGGCTGTCTTTGTTGAGAAAAAAGATGAGCAGACGAAGCTTGTCGATCACTATACTTCACTGCTGAAGCTTTCAATGAAGGAACCGGAGAGCTGCCCGGTTATTGAGGACGGAAATATTATGGATTCACTTGATCAATCTGAGAACCGGGTCAGGAACAGCTAA
- the ispE gene encoding 4-(cytidine 5'-diphospho)-2-C-methyl-D-erythritol kinase, with protein sequence MKVLEKAPAKINLSLDVLGQRQDGYHEVCMVMAAIDLADRIECDERTDDKIVLETSASYVPEDERNFAFQAAQIMKEKYAIHQGVDLFIQKQIPVAAGLAGGSSDAAATIRALNRLWNIGMSYEDMLEVARMIGSDVSFCVRGGTALATGRGEQIEPLPPLPPCWVVLVKPDVSVSTAKTYQAWDSQKTEHIDVMRMKSAVKKGDFASICAALGNALEAVTMKQVTEIGRIKENMRVIGVEGILMSGSGPTVFGLTQHESRMQRLVNSMKGYCSEVYAVRPCKPLALV encoded by the coding sequence GTGAAGGTACTTGAAAAAGCTCCGGCAAAAATCAATTTGTCGCTTGACGTACTCGGACAGCGGCAAGACGGTTACCATGAAGTATGCATGGTCATGGCGGCCATCGATCTGGCAGACCGTATAGAATGCGATGAGCGGACAGATGACAAGATCGTATTAGAAACCTCAGCTTCCTATGTTCCTGAGGATGAGCGGAACTTTGCTTTTCAGGCGGCGCAGATAATGAAAGAAAAATATGCAATCCACCAGGGTGTTGATCTTTTTATTCAGAAACAGATCCCTGTAGCTGCCGGTCTGGCGGGAGGAAGCAGCGATGCGGCGGCAACGATCCGGGCGCTGAACCGCCTGTGGAACATTGGCATGAGCTATGAAGATATGCTGGAGGTCGCCCGAATGATCGGGTCGGATGTCTCCTTCTGTGTCCGCGGCGGAACAGCACTGGCAACCGGACGCGGCGAGCAGATTGAGCCGTTGCCGCCACTGCCGCCCTGCTGGGTCGTTCTCGTCAAGCCGGATGTCTCTGTATCAACGGCAAAGACTTATCAGGCGTGGGACAGTCAGAAAACCGAGCATATTGATGTCATGCGTATGAAATCAGCCGTTAAAAAGGGAGATTTTGCATCGATATGTGCAGCGCTTGGCAATGCACTGGAAGCCGTCACCATGAAACAGGTCACTGAAATCGGGCGAATTAAAGAAAATATGCGTGTCATCGGCGTGGAAGGGATCCTGATGAGTGGGAGCGGTCCGACCGTTTTCGGCCTGACGCAGCATGAATCGAGAATGCAGCGCCTGGTGAACAGTATGAAAGGATATTGCTCCGAAGTCTATGCCGTCCGGCCCTGTAAACCGCTTGCTCTTGTCTAA
- a CDS encoding small, acid-soluble spore protein, alpha/beta type: MARRRGIMSESFKVELAKELGFYDTVQKEGWGGIRARDAGNMVRRAIEKAEQNMTAGKSND, encoded by the coding sequence ATGGCCAGACGGAGAGGCATCATGTCTGAGTCGTTTAAAGTAGAACTTGCTAAAGAGCTGGGTTTTTACGATACGGTCCAGAAAGAAGGATGGGGCGGCATCCGTGCCCGCGATGCGGGTAACATGGTACGGCGGGCCATTGAAAAGGCAGAACAGAACATGACTGCCGGTAAAAGCAATGATTGA
- a CDS encoding Veg family protein: protein MGKTIKDIKGALDERVGERLTLKANGGRRKTIHRIGVLEGTYPSVFTVRLDKDSSAYDRVSYSYTDVLTDSVELTFTGEMASGQ from the coding sequence ATGGGAAAAACCATTAAAGATATCAAAGGCGCTTTAGATGAGCGTGTCGGCGAACGTTTGACCCTCAAGGCAAACGGAGGCAGGCGCAAAACGATTCATCGCATTGGTGTTCTGGAAGGTACCTATCCGTCTGTCTTTACCGTGCGTCTGGATAAAGATTCCAGTGCCTATGACCGTGTTTCTTACAGCTACACGGATGTACTGACGGACTCGGTAGAACTCACCTTTACGGGCGAGATGGCAAGCGGTCAGTAA
- the yabG gene encoding sporulation peptidase YabG, which produces MMIQTGDIVARISYKCDLLFRVVRISEEAGVAELTGHDMRLCADAPMDDLVLVSEDDREKHEATLKMREAESYKLFRQDYRQMRMRREYTATSGYRSGSSYFEMPGRVLHIDGDSWYMRKCLVVYEKLRVPVIGKHMPESEMPDRVPQLVERIRPDILVLTGHDAFLKNKGTAEEIKAYRHSGHFVRTVKEVRSRFSSLDQMIIFAGACQSNFEQLIRAGSNFASSPDRVNIHALDPVYLVAKISFTSFLDSVNVWEVLRNTLTGAGGLGGVESRGMLRTGLPYPSE; this is translated from the coding sequence ATAATGATTCAGACTGGCGATATAGTGGCGCGGATCTCCTATAAGTGCGATTTACTGTTTCGTGTCGTACGGATCAGTGAAGAAGCCGGGGTTGCGGAGCTGACCGGCCATGATATGCGGCTTTGTGCAGATGCGCCGATGGATGATTTGGTTCTGGTGAGCGAAGATGACCGTGAGAAGCATGAAGCAACCCTGAAGATGCGCGAAGCAGAATCGTATAAGCTGTTTCGTCAGGATTACCGACAAATGCGCATGAGGAGGGAGTATACGGCAACAAGCGGCTATCGATCAGGAAGCTCGTATTTTGAGATGCCGGGACGCGTGCTCCACATCGACGGTGATTCCTGGTACATGAGAAAATGTCTGGTGGTTTATGAAAAGCTTCGGGTTCCGGTCATCGGTAAGCATATGCCGGAGTCTGAGATGCCCGATCGGGTCCCGCAGCTTGTTGAACGGATTCGTCCGGATATCCTTGTTCTGACTGGTCACGATGCTTTTCTGAAAAACAAAGGAACCGCAGAAGAAATCAAAGCGTATCGCCATTCCGGCCATTTTGTCCGGACGGTAAAGGAAGTGCGAAGCCGTTTTTCCAGCCTTGATCAGATGATTATTTTTGCGGGAGCCTGCCAGTCCAACTTTGAGCAGTTGATTCGAGCGGGATCCAATTTTGCCAGTTCACCGGACCGGGTGAATATTCATGCGCTTGATCCGGTCTATCTGGTAGCGAAAATCAGTTTTACCTCGTTTCTTGACAGCGTAAATGTCTGGGAAGTGTTGCGCAATACCTTAACCGGCGCCGGCGGACTGGGCGGCGTGGAAAGCCGTGGTATGCTGCGGACGGGCCTGCCGTATCCCTCCGAATGA
- the rsmA gene encoding 16S rRNA (adenine(1518)-N(6)/adenine(1519)-N(6))-dimethyltransferase RsmA — MDKYISSPKRTADLIRRHHLTLKKSLGQNFLVDENILRKIVACAQLSKDDLVLEIGPGAGALTQLLADAAKKVIAVEIDRRLEAILSETLQNHNNVSIRYGDVLKMDLRQLLAGVCPPGSSVTVVANLPYYVTTPILMKLLSDDLPVKRIVVMIQKEVAGRLEADPGAKSYGSLSIAVQYKADPKVVMTVPKTVFVPQPNVDSAVIRLDIRPKKKVAVTDETFFFKVVRASFAQRRKTLINNLVNNLFSKERKEKLIQTLADAGIDPGRRGESLSIEEFARLSDALRKHMT, encoded by the coding sequence TTGGATAAATATATTTCGTCACCGAAACGGACGGCCGATCTCATCCGGCGTCACCACCTGACGCTGAAAAAAAGTCTGGGGCAGAATTTTCTTGTTGATGAAAATATATTAAGAAAAATCGTGGCTTGTGCCCAACTTTCAAAAGATGATCTGGTTCTTGAAATCGGTCCGGGCGCCGGTGCACTGACGCAACTTCTGGCCGATGCAGCGAAAAAGGTGATTGCCGTGGAGATCGACAGGCGGCTGGAGGCGATTTTGAGCGAAACGCTGCAAAACCACAATAATGTTTCCATCCGGTACGGTGACGTGCTGAAGATGGACCTCCGGCAGCTGCTTGCCGGGGTATGTCCCCCGGGATCATCCGTAACGGTGGTTGCCAACCTGCCTTATTATGTGACGACCCCGATATTGATGAAACTGTTGTCGGACGATCTGCCGGTCAAAAGGATTGTCGTGATGATCCAGAAAGAGGTGGCCGGACGTCTGGAAGCCGATCCCGGGGCAAAAAGCTACGGATCCTTGTCAATTGCCGTTCAATATAAGGCCGATCCGAAAGTCGTGATGACTGTTCCGAAAACGGTATTTGTACCACAGCCTAATGTAGATTCTGCGGTGATCAGGCTGGATATACGCCCGAAGAAGAAGGTTGCTGTTACAGATGAAACGTTCTTTTTTAAAGTGGTCCGTGCCAGCTTTGCTCAGCGAAGAAAGACCCTGATCAATAATCTGGTGAACAATCTTTTTTCTAAAGAAAGAAAAGAGAAACTGATTCAAACCCTGGCTGATGCGGGTATTGACCCGGGGCGCCGTGGCGAATCACTCTCCATCGAGGAATTTGCCCGGTTGAGTGACGCCTTGCGGAAACACATGACGTGA
- the rnmV gene encoding ribonuclease M5 — protein MFIKEIIVVEGKSDTTAINRAVHADTIETNGSRVSRRTIETIRNAQKRRGVIVMTDPDYPGERIRKIISQEVPGCKHAFITRKEGKGAEGESLGIEHASPEAIRSALAEVHSVIEEPEEQISMDQLRAYGLLGGSDSRRLRERLGEQLKMGYTNGKQLYKRLKMFQITPDELQQAIDAITRGG, from the coding sequence ATGTTTATAAAAGAAATCATAGTTGTGGAAGGAAAGAGTGATACAACGGCCATCAACAGAGCCGTTCATGCCGATACGATTGAAACGAACGGTTCGCGCGTCAGCCGCCGGACGATTGAAACGATCAGGAACGCTCAGAAAAGGCGTGGGGTGATCGTCATGACGGATCCGGATTATCCGGGCGAACGTATTCGTAAGATCATCAGTCAGGAAGTTCCCGGCTGCAAACATGCCTTTATCACCCGGAAAGAGGGAAAGGGTGCAGAAGGCGAAAGTCTGGGTATCGAGCATGCCTCACCGGAAGCGATTCGCTCAGCACTTGCCGAAGTGCATTCCGTGATCGAAGAGCCGGAAGAACAGATTTCCATGGACCAGCTGCGTGCATACGGCCTCCTTGGCGGATCGGACTCAAGACGGCTGCGCGAGAGGCTGGGCGAGCAGTTGAAAATGGGTTATACAAATGGCAAACAGCTTTATAAACGGCTGAAGATGTTTCAGATTACGCCTGATGAACTGCAGCAGGCTATAGATGCCATAACCCGGGGAGGCTGA
- a CDS encoding TatD family hydrolase, translating to MLFDSHTHINDDAFKEDLDPVLERAHAAGVSRMMVIGVDRPSMERVFPIIDAYPSIYGAIGWNPEDAVDMTDDDLNWIKGKLVHRKIVALGEIGLDYHWDKSPKKVQHTVFRRQIRVAKEAGLPLIIHNREATEDTWRILKEEHAETTGGVMHCYSDNLEWAEKFIELNFYISFGGPLTFKNGALQRETAARVPLDHLMIETDCPYLSPHPFRGKRNEPARVWLVAEKLAEIRGLSLSEIAQITTGNAEKCFHIPQSLK from the coding sequence ATGCTGTTTGATTCGCATACACACATAAATGACGATGCATTTAAGGAAGATCTTGATCCCGTTCTGGAGCGTGCGCATGCAGCGGGCGTCAGCCGGATGATGGTCATCGGGGTTGACCGTCCATCCATGGAACGCGTCTTTCCGATCATTGATGCTTATCCGTCGATTTACGGAGCGATAGGCTGGAATCCGGAGGACGCAGTGGATATGACTGACGATGATCTTAACTGGATCAAAGGGAAACTGGTCCATCGGAAAATAGTCGCCCTTGGTGAAATCGGCCTTGATTATCACTGGGATAAATCACCGAAAAAGGTGCAGCATACCGTGTTCCGGCGGCAGATTCGTGTTGCAAAGGAGGCCGGACTGCCGCTGATTATTCATAATCGTGAAGCGACAGAAGATACCTGGCGTATTTTAAAGGAAGAGCATGCCGAAACGACAGGCGGAGTGATGCACTGTTACAGTGATAACCTGGAATGGGCCGAGAAATTCATTGAATTAAATTTTTATATCAGCTTTGGTGGCCCACTGACCTTTAAGAACGGGGCACTGCAGCGTGAGACGGCCGCCAGAGTTCCGCTCGACCACCTGATGATTGAGACGGACTGCCCGTATCTCAGCCCGCATCCCTTTCGGGGGAAGCGGAACGAACCGGCCCGGGTCTGGCTCGTTGCTGAAAAGCTGGCGGAAATCAGAGGGCTCTCCCTCAGCGAAATCGCACAGATTACAACCGGGAATGCTGAAAAATGTTTTCATATCCCGCAATCATTGAAATGA
- the metG gene encoding methionine--tRNA ligase, which translates to MTEKKSFYLTTPIYYPSGRLHIGHAYTTVAGDAMCRYKRLRGYDVMFLTGTDEHGQKIEEKAKAKGVSPIDYVDGMVAQIKQLWKKLDISYDDFIRTTEPRHTRVVQKIFQQLLDQGDIYLGEYEGWYSIPDETYYTESQLVDIEKNDKGEIISGKSPDSGHKVERVKEECYFFKMSKYADRLLKYYEEHPDFIQPESRKKEMINNFIKPGLEDLAVSRTSFSWGIKVPSNPKHVVYVWLDALTNYITALGYGSDDETKFKKFWPADVHLVGKEIVRFHTIYWPIILMALGLPLPKKVFGHGWLLMKDGKMSKSKGNVVDPEPLIDRYGLDALRYYLLREVPFGSDGLFTPEAFVERINFDLANDLGNLLNRSVAMVEQYRDGKVPAYTGQVTPFDGPLENVLADTVGTVQDQMENLQFSVALSAIWKLIGQTNKYIDKTQPWTLARDETKWADLDSVLAHLINTIRAVSILIRPFFTSTPGKIFSQLGVTDPSDQAWESLTDPAVNTGDWHVHKEDPIFPRLDIDKEVAYIKSRMRGAAGTKPNGNKEKKSKAAAADQVELTDFQKIDLRVAEVLKVEKVKKADKLLKLQLDLGYEKRQIVSGLAEYYQPDDLVGKKIIIIANLKPVKLRGELSQGMLLAGEGDGQVKVATVAGSLPNGAKIR; encoded by the coding sequence ATGACTGAAAAGAAATCATTCTATTTGACGACACCGATATACTACCCAAGCGGACGATTACATATTGGCCACGCGTACACAACCGTTGCCGGTGACGCGATGTGCCGCTATAAAAGACTGCGAGGCTACGATGTAATGTTTCTGACCGGAACGGATGAACACGGTCAGAAAATCGAAGAGAAGGCAAAAGCGAAGGGCGTATCACCGATTGATTACGTGGACGGGATGGTTGCGCAGATTAAGCAGTTGTGGAAGAAGCTTGATATTTCCTATGACGATTTTATTCGCACGACTGAGCCGCGCCATACCAGGGTCGTTCAGAAGATCTTTCAGCAATTGCTGGATCAGGGCGACATCTACCTGGGTGAATATGAGGGCTGGTACAGTATTCCTGATGAAACCTATTATACCGAATCTCAGCTTGTTGATATAGAAAAGAACGACAAAGGAGAAATTATCAGCGGGAAAAGCCCGGACAGCGGTCACAAAGTTGAAAGGGTGAAAGAGGAATGCTACTTCTTTAAAATGAGCAAATATGCGGACCGGCTGCTGAAGTATTATGAAGAACATCCTGATTTTATCCAGCCGGAATCGCGGAAAAAGGAAATGATCAACAACTTCATCAAACCTGGACTGGAAGATCTGGCTGTTTCACGGACCTCCTTCTCCTGGGGAATCAAAGTTCCGAGCAATCCGAAACATGTTGTTTATGTCTGGCTGGACGCGCTGACGAATTATATTACCGCCCTCGGCTATGGATCGGACGATGAGACGAAGTTTAAGAAATTCTGGCCGGCCGATGTACATCTGGTCGGGAAAGAGATTGTTCGTTTCCATACAATTTACTGGCCGATCATTCTGATGGCGCTCGGTCTGCCCCTGCCCAAAAAGGTATTCGGGCATGGCTGGCTGCTGATGAAGGACGGGAAAATGTCAAAATCGAAAGGCAATGTCGTTGATCCGGAGCCACTGATCGACCGCTATGGACTGGATGCTCTGCGTTATTATCTGCTGCGGGAAGTGCCATTCGGCTCGGATGGACTGTTTACGCCTGAAGCATTTGTTGAACGGATTAACTTCGATCTGGCAAACGATCTGGGCAATCTGCTCAATCGGTCGGTGGCGATGGTTGAGCAGTACCGTGACGGCAAAGTGCCTGCTTATACCGGACAGGTGACACCGTTTGACGGCCCGCTGGAAAATGTGCTGGCTGATACCGTCGGGACGGTTCAGGACCAGATGGAAAATCTGCAGTTCTCCGTTGCGCTCTCGGCCATATGGAAACTGATTGGACAGACTAATAAATATATTGACAAGACGCAGCCATGGACGCTTGCCCGGGATGAGACGAAATGGGCAGATCTTGATTCTGTTCTTGCTCACCTGATCAATACCATTCGCGCGGTCTCTATACTGATTCGGCCATTCTTCACATCCACACCGGGAAAAATCTTCAGCCAGCTTGGTGTTACGGATCCCTCCGATCAGGCATGGGAGTCGCTTACTGATCCGGCTGTGAATACCGGTGACTGGCATGTCCATAAAGAAGATCCCATTTTCCCCCGTCTGGATATTGACAAGGAAGTCGCCTACATTAAATCACGGATGCGCGGAGCAGCGGGAACCAAACCGAATGGTAACAAAGAAAAGAAATCAAAAGCAGCCGCTGCAGATCAGGTTGAACTGACTGATTTTCAAAAAATCGATCTGCGTGTCGCAGAAGTACTGAAGGTTGAAAAAGTAAAGAAAGCAGACAAGCTGCTGAAACTGCAGCTTGATCTCGGCTACGAAAAGAGACAGATTGTTTCCGGACTTGCTGAATATTATCAGCCTGATGACCTGGTCGGTAAAAAGATCATCATTATTGCCAACCTGAAGCCGGTCAAACTGCGCGGCGAACTGTCACAGGGCATGCTTCTGGCCGGGGAAGGTGACGGTCAGGTGAAAGTAGCGACGGTGGCCGGATCGCTTCCGAATGGTGCGAAAATACGGTGA
- the rsmI gene encoding 16S rRNA (cytidine(1402)-2'-O)-methyltransferase, with amino-acid sequence MEEQISFQTAHEGKGTLYLVPTPIGNLDDITFRALEILKTADIVAAEDTRNTMKLCAHFEIHTPLVSYHEHNKRASGEKLIAELLSGKTVALVTDAGTPGISDPGADLAASCIGQKIPVVPLPGANAAVTGLIASGLSTDHFLFYGFLPRQKKERTQALQALTGLPYTLVFYESPRRILHTLKDLHEAFGDRKISLSKELTKRFETFFRGKITDVLSSLEEKGEVKGEVCLIVAGAEEAQKQTDDLWWRILDVSAHVDHYVKDKNMTVRDAIKQTAVDRSVPKRDVYRIYHHIDDKSG; translated from the coding sequence ATGGAAGAACAGATCAGCTTTCAGACGGCTCATGAGGGGAAGGGGACGCTATATCTTGTGCCTACGCCAATTGGCAATCTTGATGATATCACGTTTCGTGCGCTTGAGATTTTGAAGACAGCTGATATTGTGGCTGCCGAAGACACGCGTAATACTATGAAGCTCTGTGCACACTTTGAGATCCATACGCCTCTTGTCAGTTATCACGAACATAATAAAAGAGCAAGCGGTGAAAAGCTGATCGCAGAACTGTTGTCCGGGAAAACCGTTGCACTGGTGACCGATGCCGGTACACCGGGTATATCTGATCCGGGAGCAGATCTTGCCGCGTCCTGTATTGGTCAGAAGATCCCGGTTGTCCCGCTCCCGGGAGCAAACGCTGCAGTCACGGGTCTGATCGCTTCCGGCCTGTCCACTGATCATTTTCTGTTCTACGGTTTTCTCCCCCGACAGAAAAAAGAGCGGACTCAGGCCCTACAGGCTCTGACCGGACTCCCGTACACGCTGGTTTTCTATGAATCGCCGCGGCGAATTCTTCATACACTTAAGGATTTGCATGAAGCGTTTGGCGATCGGAAGATTTCACTGTCGAAAGAACTGACCAAGCGGTTTGAAACCTTTTTCAGAGGGAAAATCACTGATGTGCTCAGCAGTCTTGAAGAAAAAGGGGAAGTGAAGGGTGAAGTCTGCCTGATTGTTGCAGGCGCGGAGGAAGCGCAGAAACAGACGGATGACCTGTGGTGGCGGATACTTGATGTCTCTGCACATGTCGACCATTATGTAAAGGATAAAAATATGACAGTCCGGGATGCCATTAAACAGACGGCTGTCGACCGTTCTGTGCCGAAGCGGGACGTGTACCGGATTTACCATCATATCGACGACAAAAGCGGATGA
- a CDS encoding GIY-YIG nuclease family protein, producing MKTYSVYILECRDGSFYTGYAADVRKRFALHLSGRGAKYTRSHKPLRIVYEEPLPDKSAAMRREWAIKHLTRQKKEALIRRGVQNGRTDQLSDGS from the coding sequence ATGAAGACGTACAGTGTCTATATCCTTGAATGCAGGGATGGAAGTTTTTATACAGGCTATGCAGCAGATGTGCGAAAGAGATTTGCTCTACATCTGAGCGGCAGAGGGGCCAAATATACACGCAGCCATAAACCGCTGCGCATCGTGTACGAAGAGCCCCTCCCGGATAAATCGGCTGCCATGCGCCGAGAGTGGGCGATCAAGCATCTGACGCGGCAAAAAAAAGAAGCATTAATCCGAAGGGGCGTGCAAAATGGAAGAACAGATCAGCTTTCAGACGGCTCATGA